One Chryseobacterium wanjuense genomic region harbors:
- a CDS encoding RagB/SusD family nutrient uptake outer membrane protein, with protein sequence MKKNKSIFIITCLAGALFFTSCSDFLNPENLSSISEAQQFDSTADTFSALVGVYSQLGGDDGYGQRLSLIIPQSGDDFRTSGSYNCNDRRGVATFGACPTNTELNNPFAKLYTGIERANLVIKNIPLSPVYQNGTVDDKKLMDRYLGEALTLRAQYYYELIRNWGDVPFYLVPASDVTEQNQPKTDRDVIYEQIIEDLAKASALVPWRSEGGTTSNRISKGAIKGLRARIALARAGWSLRRSPQVMAQGSNPTKYYQIAYDECKDIMDHSGEHSLNPSYENVFRALHSNSQDATNEVIFAVGAFGGGTRTDSKIGYYNGLKHDDNSNWKGGGGINALPIYFYEFTKYDLRRDMNVGIFKINNSNQAELVASNSWTDSKYRKSWTNITGPSQTLAVDWPLLRLSDVMLMFAEADNELHGGPSQEAINAVRAVRSRAYAGNLGQIGTIPTDKVGFFNYIVKERLLELGSEGIRKYDLIRWNLIASKIAETKQKLTDFINGVGAYANVPSDIYYKNSVYDPTKTAQQNVSAIDVYTIGSDKSEVFYLPTQSATIPAGYKKIAWRSGILPTYVNDPSAGYAQYFEPNKRELLPIYFEFIQNNPALTQDYGY encoded by the coding sequence ATGAAAAAGAACAAATCAATATTTATTATAACTTGTCTGGCAGGAGCCTTATTTTTCACTTCCTGCAGCGATTTCCTGAATCCGGAAAACCTTTCAAGTATTTCAGAAGCACAGCAGTTTGACAGCACAGCAGATACATTTTCAGCGTTAGTGGGTGTTTATTCCCAGCTTGGAGGTGATGACGGGTACGGACAACGATTATCATTAATTATTCCTCAATCCGGAGATGATTTCAGAACTTCAGGAAGTTACAACTGTAACGACAGAAGAGGGGTTGCCACTTTTGGTGCATGTCCTACCAATACAGAATTAAATAATCCTTTTGCTAAATTATACACAGGAATTGAAAGAGCCAATCTTGTGATCAAAAATATTCCTTTGTCACCTGTTTACCAGAATGGTACGGTAGATGATAAAAAATTAATGGACAGATATTTAGGAGAAGCACTGACTCTCAGAGCACAATATTATTACGAACTGATCAGAAACTGGGGCGATGTACCTTTCTACCTTGTTCCTGCATCTGATGTTACCGAACAAAATCAGCCTAAGACAGACCGTGATGTCATCTACGAACAGATCATTGAAGATTTAGCAAAAGCTTCAGCGCTGGTTCCCTGGAGATCAGAAGGCGGAACCACAAGCAACAGGATTTCCAAAGGTGCCATAAAAGGTCTTAGAGCAAGAATAGCTTTGGCAAGAGCCGGGTGGTCTTTGAGAAGAAGTCCGCAGGTAATGGCACAGGGATCAAATCCTACAAAATATTATCAGATTGCTTATGATGAGTGTAAAGATATTATGGATCACAGTGGTGAACATTCATTAAATCCTAGCTACGAAAACGTTTTCAGAGCTTTGCACTCCAATTCTCAGGATGCAACCAATGAAGTTATCTTCGCAGTCGGAGCATTCGGAGGGGGTACCAGAACCGACTCTAAAATAGGATATTACAACGGTCTTAAGCATGATGACAACTCCAACTGGAAAGGTGGCGGCGGTATCAATGCTTTACCAATCTATTTCTACGAATTTACCAAATATGATCTAAGAAGAGACATGAACGTTGGTATTTTTAAAATCAACAACTCCAATCAGGCAGAACTCGTGGCTTCCAACTCATGGACGGATTCTAAATACAGAAAATCATGGACGAATATCACAGGACCTTCACAAACCCTTGCCGTTGACTGGCCATTATTAAGACTTTCCGACGTCATGCTGATGTTTGCAGAGGCAGATAACGAACTTCACGGAGGGCCTTCTCAGGAAGCCATCAATGCGGTAAGAGCTGTAAGAAGCAGGGCTTATGCAGGAAATTTAGGGCAAATAGGAACCATTCCTACGGATAAAGTCGGGTTCTTCAATTATATCGTTAAAGAAAGATTGCTTGAGCTTGGTTCCGAAGGCATCAGAAAATATGACCTGATCAGATGGAATCTTATTGCTTCAAAAATTGCAGAAACAAAGCAGAAACTTACAGATTTCATCAATGGTGTGGGTGCTTATGCCAATGTTCCTTCTGATATTTACTACAAAAATTCGGTGTACGATCCTACAAAAACGGCTCAGCAAAATGTGAGCGCAATAGACGTTTATACCATCGGATCAGATAAGTCAGAGGTATTTTATTTGCCTACACAATCGGCTACCATTCCGGCAGGTTACAAGAAAATTGCATGGAGATCCGGCATATTGCCAACGTATGTAAATGATCCTTCTGCGGGATATGCTCAATATTTTGAACCCAACAAAAGAGAATTATTACCGATTTATTTCGAGTTTATTCAGAATAATCCTGCTCTTACACAAGATTATGGATATTAG
- a CDS encoding pectinesterase family protein, producing the protein MKTFTFIKNLKLFSILSMLWISLLSFKTNDRIIVVSKDGKGNFTTVQQAIDAVENGSSTRTKIFIKSGIYKEKITVPETKGAILMEGENPENTMITYDDFASKKNSEGKDIGTTNSSTIFIYSNDFTAKNISFENSSGRVGQAVAVLTSGDRIAFENCRFLGNQDTLYLKGAQDLTDKTKPSRNYFKNCYIEGTTDYIFGAGTAVFENCTIYSKETASYITAASTPQENEFGFVFINSKITGNAKENSVYLGRPWRPFAKTVYIDCEMNAAIKTEGWHNWNKPDAEKTTFYAESNSKGVGANSSKRVSWSYQLTQEERKKYTKNTILKGKDHWNVTKLF; encoded by the coding sequence ATGAAAACTTTCACTTTTATTAAAAATTTAAAATTATTTTCAATCTTATCGATGCTATGGATAAGTCTTCTTTCTTTTAAAACTAATGATAGAATAATCGTGGTTTCAAAAGACGGAAAAGGCAATTTCACCACCGTACAGCAAGCCATCGACGCCGTTGAAAACGGTTCTTCTACAAGAACGAAAATTTTTATTAAATCAGGAATTTACAAAGAAAAAATTACCGTTCCCGAAACTAAAGGTGCCATTCTAATGGAAGGTGAAAATCCTGAAAATACGATGATCACTTACGATGATTTTGCTTCAAAAAAGAACTCAGAAGGAAAAGATATCGGAACAACGAACTCTTCGACGATTTTTATTTACTCAAATGATTTTACGGCAAAAAATATTTCGTTTGAAAACAGTTCAGGAAGAGTCGGTCAAGCCGTTGCCGTTTTGACCTCCGGCGACAGGATCGCTTTTGAAAACTGCAGATTCCTGGGAAATCAGGATACTTTATATTTAAAAGGAGCGCAAGACCTTACCGATAAGACAAAACCTTCAAGAAATTATTTCAAAAACTGCTACATCGAAGGTACAACAGACTATATTTTCGGAGCCGGAACCGCCGTTTTCGAAAACTGTACGATTTACTCCAAAGAAACTGCAAGCTACATCACAGCCGCTTCTACCCCACAGGAAAACGAGTTCGGATTTGTTTTTATTAATTCTAAAATTACCGGAAACGCAAAGGAAAATTCAGTGTATTTAGGAAGACCCTGGAGGCCTTTTGCCAAAACCGTTTACATCGACTGTGAAATGAATGCAGCCATAAAAACTGAAGGATGGCACAACTGGAACAAGCCCGACGCAGAAAAGACAACTTTCTACGCAGAATCCAATTCCAAAGGTGTAGGAGCCAACAGTTCTAAACGGGTTTCATGGTCGTATCAATTAACCCAAGAAGAAAGAAAAAAATACACAAAAAACACCATTTTAAAAGGAAAAGACCACTGGAACGTGACCAAACTTTTTTAA